In the Cylindrospermopsis raciborskii Cr2010 genome, ACTACAATACCCGAAAGTATTGCAGAAACTGGTGTTTCTGATTCAGCGTGAGTGACAGGTAACCATAAACCAGAGACAAAAACTCCTGCTTTAACTAACAGTCCCAACAAAATTAATGCTATGGCTTCTGGTGGTGCATTTTTTAATGCAGAAAAACTAAAAGATAAGCTTTTTTCATAAATTAATACAGCCCCCATGAGATAAAATAACATAGAAATGTTGCTAACAAATAGATAGCGCAAACCTACCCAAATTGAGCGATCACTCCTACTATATGCTATCAATAAAAATGCAGCTATTCCACTTACTTCTAATGCCACATACAAACTGATAAAATCTGCACATATAAAAGCCGCATTCAAACTGCCATGAACCAATAGAACTTGGGCATAAAAAAAGGCATTTTTGTCACTTTTCCAACAGTATAAAACTACTGCAATTGTTACCACAGCATTGGTTAAGATAAAGTAGCCACTTAACTGGTCAACCACTAAGGTGACCCCAAAACTGTTCAATAAATTAAGTTGAATTTGTGGTTTATTAATTAATAGCCCTATACCATAAACAGCACTAGCTAATGTACCTAAAAATGCCAGGTGTCTATTAAGTCGTGGGACCAAAAAAACCATAAATCCCAGAAAAAATGGGATACCTACCCAAACCGTTGTTATAGTATTCATCTTTATTAATCCACGTTAAATTTATGGGGCGTTATTCTTCTCGATTTCATCAATTTCTAAGGTAGGATTATCTCCAGCTAGTTTCATTACTCCCACCAGCATCAGAGCTTGAATTGAAAAGCCAATAACTATTGCTGTTAAAATAACTGCTTGGGGAACAGGATCAGCATAATTACCTTTTTTCACTTCCCCAAGAATGGGAGTAAATAAACCTGCTTTGGATGCAATAAAGACGTAAAAGGCTATTACCCCCGTACTCATCACATCCATGGAGATGATCTTCATCACTAGATTTTTTTTGAAAATTATCCCAAAAAATCCCAACAATATTGTTAGCAACACACATGCTTCCATTATCATAATTTTATACACCTCTTAATCAAAATGAACGTAGGTTGGGTTGAAGTATGAAACCCAACACCCCCATGGGTTTCGCTCCTCAACCCATCCCACAAATAATCATGCCTCCCCACTCAGGTAGGAAAATTTATATTTGGAATTTTAAAGTGTTATAATATTAATAGCACCATTTTTTAGTGCTGTCTACCTGCTCAAGTTCAATAATAATTATAGTAATGATAGTAAATAAGTTATGTTTCTAATGTCAACAGCTACGGAGGAGAAATCTGTTAACTTTGATTTATCTACCCCATTACAATTAATTGGTCGTTCTCACGAGTTTGAGCTTATTACAAACATACTTTTACATGATAGGGACTTATTAATCACGGGAGTACCTGGTAGTGGTAGAAGAACATTGGTTAAGATTGCAGCTCAAGAGGTAGGCGCTCTAATATTAGAAATAGACTGTATTCGTGCGATCGATGGAGAGAGACTACTGCAATTGTTCACAGAAACAATTAATCATAATTGGGAGGTGAGCAAAATTGAGACATGGGTGGAGCAAAATGGTGGAGAATTGTTTATTTTTAATACAGAAACTAGGCTCAAATTATCTCATGGTCTCAATGATAAAAAACTGTGGCAGGCATTTGTTATGCTATTGGACTTGTTGCAAAATATAGCCAACGATTTAAATCGAAGAGTGGTATTAATTTTGCAAAGTTTTCCCCATATTCGCTCTTGGGATCGTCATAATGTATGGGAATCTACCTTGAGACAAGAAATTAATAGTCATCCGGATGTGAGTTATGTTATATTAGCGACAATTGCCGAAACAAGCCATCATCAAGATGAGGAGAAGTATGCAATGGAAAAAATTGAATTAGCTCCTTTAGAAAGGGATGTTATGGCAGTTTGGGCCCGGGAAGTTTTGGAAAAACAAAATCTTAAATTTGATCGTCATTCTCAAGCACTAACCATATTTTTAGATGCGGTTCAGGGGAGCATTGGTGATGCGATGGCATTAATTCATAGACTATCGAGTTTACAACATGAACAAGGATTAATTAAAGAAGAAAAGGTCAGACAAGTAATAGAAGCAATGCTGAGGGATTTATCCATAACTTATGAATCTTTATTGATGTTACTACCCGGTAATCAGATTCACCTTTTAGAATGTTTAGCCATAGATCCCACAGACAAACCTCAAAGTAAAGAATATATTCAAAAACATGGACTTTCTCGAGGTGGAACTTTGCAAGGTTCCCTAACAGGACTACAGACTAAGGGTTTAATTTATAGTGCCCAACAGGGTTATAAATTAGCACTACCTCTATTAGCCTTATGGTTAAAACAAAGACTAAATTAAGCAGCTACCTGGAGGCAAGCCAGAACGCTGTAAACAAGCTTGATGGGCAAAGTACTGAATAGGCGTTCTGGCTAAAGCTATTAATTAAGCTTTCTTCAACCAACTAAACATGGCGCGTAAATCCTTGCCAACTTCCTCAATGGGATGTTCAGCTTCCTGACGACGCATGGCTGTAAAACCAGGTTTGCCAGCTTGGTTTTCTAAGACAAACTCCCGTGCAAACTGTCCAGATTGAATTTCACTGAGAATCTTTTTCATTTCAGCCTTGGTTTGGGCAGTTACAACCCGGGGACCACGAGTATAGTCTCCATATTCGGCGGTATTAGAAATACTATCACGCATGGTCGCTAAACCACCCTCAACAACTAAGTCAACGATCAGTTTAACCTCATGTAAACATTCAAAATAGGCCAACTCTGGTTGATAACCAGCTTCGATTAGAGTTTCAAAACCTGCTTTAATTAATGCACTCAAACCACCACACAATACTGCTTGTTCCCCAAATAAATCCGTTTCGGTTTCTTCCCGGAATGTGGTTTCTAACACACCCGCCCTAGTACCACCAATACCTTTAGCATAGGCCATAGCTCGGTCTCGTGCTTTACCTGTAGCATTTTGATATACGGCAAATAGGGCTGGAACTCCTTGTCCCTGTTCGTAGGTACGACGGACTAAATGACCAGGACCTTTAGGTGCAACCATAATTACATCCACATCCCCTGGGGGAACAATCTGCCCAAAATGAATATTGAATCCGTGAGCAAAGGCTAAAATATTTCCTGCTTCTAAATTAGGCAGGATTTCATTTGTGTAAATTGTCTTTTGTACTTCATCAGGTAATAATATCATGATTAGGTCAGCAGCTTTAGCAGCATCAGCTACGTTTTTTACGGTTAACCCAGCTGCTTCAGCTTTTATAATTGATTTGCTACCAGGATACAAACCTACAATGACATTTACACCACTATCCTTTAAGTTTAGCGCGTGGGCATGACCTTGGGAACCATAACCAATAATAGCTACGGTTTTTCCCGCTAAAAAGTCTAAGTTGGCATCCTCATCATAATACATACGCGCCATGAAAGCATCTCCTGTTTATCAAAGTGGTAAATAAATTGTCGGTTCATCATCATACCTCAATTTGCTCACCAGCTATCCCATGGGTGAGCAATGATTATTCCAGGTTACCTTTATTTTTCCTTCAAAAGTTCACAATTAACAGAAATGTTTGTGACAACTTTGATACAAAAATGTTAAGAATAGTTACAGCAGCAGTAATATAAGGAAAATAATTGTTATGATTGAATCTTCTAGCAATACCCCACCCCATCATGTGGTAATCGTAGGTGGTGGTTTTGGCGGACTATATGCGGCTAAAGCATTAGCTAAAACTAATGTGAATGTAACGCTAATAGATAGGCGGAACTTCCATTTGTTTCAACCTTTGCTTTACCAGGTGGCTACGGGGGCTTTATCCCCTGCGGATATTTCTTCTCCTTTGCGTTCCATCCTAAGTAAGAACAAAAATACTACGGTTTTATTGGGGGAAGTAAGTGATATTAACCCTGAAGATCAGACGGTGATGGTGGGAGGTGAAGCAGTTCCATACCACACCCTGATTGTGGCTACTGGTGCAAAGCATTCTTATTTTGGTAAGGATAACTGGGAGGAGTTTGCACCCGGGTTAAAAACCCTAGAGGATGCCATAGAAATGCGCCGACGGATTTTTACCGCCTTTGAAGCAGCAGAAAAGGAAACTGATCCAGCTAAACGGCGGGCTTTGTTGACTTTTGTGGTGGTTGGTGGTGGTCCCACCGGTGTGGAATTAGCTGGAGCTATTGCTGAATTGGCTAGAAAAACCCTGAAGGAGGATTTCCGCAATATTGATACCTCGGAAACTCGGGTTCTACTGTTGGAAGGTTTAGATAGGGTTCTTCCTCCCTTCGCACCGGAACTTTCCCAAACAGCGGCAGATTCTTTGGCGGAGTTAGGCGTGGAAGTGCAAACCAAAACTTTGGTCACTAATATTGAAGATGATATTGTTACTATTAAGCAGGGTGATGAGGTAAAAACAATTGCCGCTAGAACCGTATTGTGGGCAGCTGGTGTGAGTGCTTCACCTATGGGCAAGGTCTTAATGGCAACAACCCACGTCGAATGTGACCGCGCTGGTCGTGTTATGGTTGAACCAGATTTGAGTATTAAAGGATACCCAAATATCTTTGTTGTTGGCGATTTGGCTAACTTCTGTCATCAAGGTGGTAAACCTTTACCCGGTGTTGCACCTGTAGCTATGCAAGAGGGAGAATATGTAGCCAAGCTAATCAAAAACCGTCTCTTAGGAGAAGGGACTCCATCATTTAACTATATGGACAGGGGTAGTTTAGCTATGATTGGACAGCACTCGGCAGTTGTAGATCTGGGCTTTATTAAAATTAGGGGTTTCTTGGCTTGGTTGTTTTGGTTGTTTATTCATATATACTTCTTAATTGAGTTTGATAACAAGTTGGTTGTGATGATTCAGTGGATGTGGAGCTATTTTACTCGCAGTCGCAGAGCTAGACTAATCACTGGCAAGGAAATTATCAAACATGCTTCAGATGAAGAGCAAGCAAATTATAAGCCTTTGCATGCCAAGCAACCAATGAATGTTTAATTAGAGGTTATCCCGCCTATTCCCATTTAATTTTATTTGTTTGGGGAGATAGGGCGGGGAGGAAGGATCAATCCAATTGCTCAGAACTGCTATTGGGATCATGGGTAGTATCGGTAGCAAGCAAACCAGCCATTGGTACGAAGTCAAAGGAGCTGTAGCAAATAAGACATTCATTACACTCCACTGACTAAAGAGAATTTGTAGAGCTGTTGCGATAGTAGTTCCTAGAATAAGAATCGGGACATTAGGGATCCCACTAGCTCGACCACGAAAATACTGAACAATACTCGTACCCAGTTGGCTGATGCTAATCAAATAGATCATTCGAGCTGCAACCAGAGCTTGAATTGCCATGGTGCGAGCCAGCACTATATTTGCTGTCTGAACCTTGACCCATTCAAAGATTCCGAAAATCAAAATCCAATTGAACAGCGACACTAACACAATGCGTCCGAGCAGTTTTGAAGTTAGTAATCCTTCATTAGGGTTGCGGGGTGGCTGTCCCATTGTTCCTTGGGATATAGGTTCGAAAGCTAGAGGAACAGTCATTGTAATTGAGTTAATCATATTCAACCACAGAACCTGCAAGGGTAAAATTGGCAATTCCCTTGCCAACAAACTACTAATCAAAATAGTCATAGATTCTCCGCCATTGACGGGTAGTAGAAAGGCGATCGCTTTGCGTAAATTTTGATAAACAGTCCGCCCTTGTTCCACTGCGGCTTCAATGGAAGCGAAATTATCGTCAGTCAACAGCATGTCAGCAGATTCCCGTGCAACTTCCGTACCATTTTTACCCATTGCAATACCAATATCAGCTTTTTTTAGGGCTGGGGCATCATTAACACCGTCACCAGTCATTGCCACGATATGGCCTTGGGCTTGGAGTGCTTCTACTAGTTGCAGCTTTTGGAATGGGGTAACTCTGGCAAACACTGAACCTTCAGCTGCTGCTTGTTTGATTTCCCCTTCGTTCATTTGAGCTAATTGTTGCCCTGAAAAGGCAATTACTCCAGCAGCAGTTTTAATCCCCATTCGTTGTGCGATCGCCCGTGCCGTGCCAATGTGATCACCGGTAACCATCTTAACTTGAATGCATGCTGACTGACAGACATGAACCGCAGCAATGGCCTCCGGACGAGGTGGATCAATCATGCCCTGTAAACCCAGAAAGACCAGGTCAGTTGCAATATCCTCATGATCGATTGTGTGCTGATCCGACGATAAGAATTTTTGAGCAAAGGCCAGCACCCGTAAACCCTGACTCGTCATTGTCTCGACCTCTTGTTTGATTTGGGTAGGTTTGAGGGGAATCTGTTGCTCCTGGGCATCAAGCATTTGGGTACAACGACTCAGCAAAGCCTCTACCGATCCTTTTACATAAATGATCCGAGACTCGGCATTGTGCAGGGTCGCCATGTATTGATAATCAGATTCGAACGGAATTGCATCCAATCGAGGTTTGTCGGCGGTAAGTTGCACCTGAGTGATCCCTGCTTTTTCCGCTACAGCAATTAAGGCCCCTTCCGTTGGATCACCAACTACTGACCAATTTGTTCCCATTTGTTTTAGCCGGGAGTCGTTACATAACACCCCTGCCATTAAACAATCTGTTAAGACGGGCGCGGTTTGTTTGCCCTCAAAGGCAATCTGATTCTCATCCTTGACCAAAGTAATATCACCCTTTGGACTATAACCGCCACCACTGACGCGATAGTGTTGACCTCCCGCATAAATTGCCTGCACGGTCATCTGGTTTTCTGTTAAAGTTCCAGTTTTATCTGAACAAATCACCGTCGCGCTACCTAACGCTTCCACTGCTGGTAACTTGCGAATGATGGCATTGCGTTTGGCCATACGATTGACTCCGATGGCCAAGGCAATGGTCACGACAGCAGGCAGTCCTTCAGGAATAGCGCTGACTGCCAATGCTACCGCCACCTCAAACATATTCACCCAAGACTTGCCATGTCCCAGTCCCACTACAAAGGTGAAGGTTGCCAAAGTCAAGATAGCATAGAGCAAGGTGTGGCTGAATTTCTCAAATTTACGGGTCAGGGGCGTACTTAGACTCACTCTGCTTTCCATGGATCGGGAAATTTCTCCTACCTCTGTCCTATTGCCAGTGGCCACCACAATGCCTTCTCCCTGGCCAAGGGTAACGAAACTCCCGGCATAAGCCATGTTTTGACGTTCAGCTAGTGGTTTCTCAGCCGGGATAATTTGGATTGATTTCTCAACCGGAACGGACTCCCCCGTTAAGGCTGATTCATCTACCTGTAAGTTGCGAACCCGCAATAATCTCAAATCCGCTGGGACTTTATCCCCCGATGTGAGCACAACTAAGTCCCCAGGCACCAGATCTCTGGCCGGAATCCTCATAGGTTGCCCCTCTCGCAATACAATGGTTTCAGTTGTAAGGACTTTGGATAGACTGGCGATCGCTCCTTCTGCTTTGGTTTCTTGCACGTAGCCAATAACGGCATTGATCACCGTTACTCCCCAGATGACGGTTGCATTTATCCAAGAACCGAGAAGGGCCTTCACGGTTCCAGCTAGTAGCAAAATGTATAGAAGTGGTTGATGAAACTGTAGTAAGAATCTTAACCATTCTGGTTTGCCCGGCTTAAATTGCAGTTCGTTCCGGCCATACTTTTCATAGCGTAGAGCCACTTCTTCTGCGCATAACCCAGTCTGTGCGTTACTCTTAAGATTTTCTATAATCTCAGAGCAAGAAAGTGCATGATAAATTTTAGATGCGGAATGTACAGCCATGGTTTTTCCCAATCATGATTAAGTAGAACACGATCTAGCTGGCCACGCCAAAATAAGAATACCCCCCGATTCATCCCAACGGAACGGTGGAGCAGAAACCTTTAAATTCGGCGTTAACACTCATAGGTCTGTTCCCACAATACTTATATTGACTAATTAACGAAAGCAACTTGGCTTTAGACCAATTTTCTACAATTTAGAACTGCCTAAAACCCCTTTGACAACCTGTAGGCTACCTCCAGCATATAATACTGGTCGGCCCACATCAAAACCATTTTCCTTTAGTAACCCGACTACATCTGTTTTGATCCACTCCCAAGCTGTTGAAGTTTCAAATAACCAAAAGAATAATGATAAACCTGGCCAAAATAGGGGATTAGTGGGAGGATGAAGGTCTACTAAAGTGAAAATTCCTCCTGGTTTTAATACCCTGTTTACCTCTTGGATAATTTTCCTCCGTTGCTCAATTTCCATCTCGTGTAAAGCAGCACTGGTGTGTACCACATCAAAAGTATTGTCCTCAAAAGGCATATCTTCTGCCCATGCCTCTATATATGTAGCATCTGGCACGTTATTTTTCGCTCTTTGTAATGATATGGGGGAAGCGTCTAATCCGGTAACATGGTGTGATAACTTGACTAAAAATGCAGTGGCTTGACCACTACCACAACATAGATCTAAAATCCGAGTGTCAGGGTTTATTGTTAAACCTTGAAGAGCCAGTTGACGAAAACGCTGCTCCCCACCCACGGTTAACGCAGCTACACTAGATATGCTATCATATAGCCACTGGTAACGATAACTCAAATCCCTAAAAATTGTCGCCATTGAAATCTTTCCTGAGCGTTAAGCTTTATATTTATTAATAATAATAAAAAAAGTAAGGATTGGGGGCAAGTAACTGCTATGAGTCGTGTAGGCGTATTATTACTCAATCTTGGTGGACCTGACAAACTGGAAGATGTCGGGCCATTCTTGTATAACCTATTTTCAGATCCCGAAATTATTCGCCTACCATTTCGTTGGATGCAAAAGCCATTGGCATGGTTTATTGCCACGAGACGCACAAAAACTTCTCAGGCCAACTATCGGCAAATTGGTGGCGGTTCACCACTTAGACGCATTACTGAAGAACAGGGAGAGGCTTTAAAATTTCAACTCCATGGTATGGGTAAGTCAGCTACAGTCTACATGGGGATGCGTTATTGGCATCCCTATACAGAAGAGGCGATCGCCCAAATAGGGGAGGATAAAATTGAAAAGCTGGTAATTTTGCCATTATATCCCCAATTTTCCATTAGTACCAGTGGTTCTAGTTTCCGACTATTGGAAAAACTCTGGCAAGAAAATCCCCAACTTCAGCCACCAGAATATACGGTTATTGCTTCATGGTATAAGCAACCGGGCTATTTAAATGCCATGGTGGAGCTAATTAATGACCAGCTACATCAATTTCCCCATCCGGAGAAAGTGCATATCTTTTTTAGTGCCCATGGCGTACCCAAAAGTTATGTTGTGGAAGCTGGTGATCCCTATCAGCAAGAAATTGAAGAGTGTACAGACTTAATTATGCGAACTCTTAACAGTACAAACAACTATACTTTGGCTTATCAAAGTCGTGTTGGTCCTGTGGAGTGGTTGCAGCCATATACGGAAGACGCACTCAGAGAGTTAGGAGCTAAAGGGGTCAGAGATTTGGTGGTTGTACCCATTAGTTTTGTGTCTGAACACATAGAAACCCTGCAGGAGATAGATATTGAGTATCGGGAAATAGCTCATGAAGCAGGTATTGAGAATTTTAGACGTGCAGCTGCACCTAATACTCATCCACTGTTTATTGAAGCCTTGGCCCAATTGGTGGTTGATGCTTTGGAAAAGCCCAGTCTAAAATTATCTCAAGTTACCCAAATGAGGAAAAAGGTAAAAATGTACCCTCAAGAGCGTTGGGAATGGGGATTGACAACCAGTGCTGAGGTATGGAATGGTAGAATTGCCATGTTAGGTTTTATAGCTCTGATTATTGAAATAATTACCGGTAGGGGTTTACTTCACGCCATAGGACTCTTGTAGGATGGGAGCAAGCCCTACCTAACTCTCGTTTTTACCCATCAACCCTTTCTAAGGTGTTCTGGCTAAAGCTATAACCTAACCCAACTAAGCCAGAACGCCTACCCAATTCTATCAATATATAACTAGATACCTAATCGCTCATACACTTGATCTAAATATTTTAAGTGCTGCTTTGCATCAAAGCAGGCATCTATTTCCGAGTCAGATAATTTTTCTCGGACACGCAAATCTTGGGTAATGAGGTGACGGAAGTTACCTTCTGGGTTGTTCCACGCTATGTGGGCATTTTGTTGAACTATGGCATAGGCTTCTTCTCGCCTAGTTCCTTTGTCTATTAAGGCCAGTAAAACTCTTTGACTAAACACTACTCCACCATAGCAGTTAAGGTTTCTTGCCATGTTTTGTGGATACACCAAAAGATTAGTGATTAAATCAATGATTTCATGGAGCATAAAGTCAGTTAATATACAAGCGTCAGGAAGCATCACCCGCTCCACAGAACTGTGAGAAATGTCTCTTTCATGCCATAAAGCTACGTTTTCTAATGCTGCACCCGCATGACTTCTGACTAGTCTAGCCATACCAGTTAGTCTTTCGGAACGAATGGGATTGCGTTTGTGTGGCATGGCACTGGAGCCTTTTTGTCCCTTGGAGAAGTATTCTTCCACCTCCAAAACATCAGTTTTTTGTAAATTGCGAATTTCTACGGCAAAGCGTTCTATGGAAGCTGCTAAAAGAGCTAGTTGTTGTACAAACTCAGCATGAATATCCCGAGAAATTACTTGGGTGGAAGCAGTATCAGGTTTGAGTCCCAGTTTTGCACAGGCGATCGCCTCTACACGTGGTTCTATGTTAGCATAGGTTCCCACCGCTCCCGATATTTTACCCACCGCAACATTTTTCCTGAGTAATTGTAACCGCTCCTGATGTCGGAGAACCTCAGCTAACCAACCAGCTAATTTAAATCCAAAGGTAATTGGTTCCGCGTGAATCCCATGCGATCGCCCAATCATTACAGTATAACGATGTTCATGAGCCTTAATGCGAATTGCCTGGATGAGATTTTCCACCTTTTGACATAATAGATCCAAACTAGCGACTAACTGTAGTGCTAATGCTGTATCCAAGACATCCGAGCTAGTTAAGCCCAGATGAATATAACGCCCTGCATCACCTACATATTCATTTACATTAGTGAGAAAAGCAATCATGTCATGGCGAACTTCTGCTTCAATTTCTAGTACTCGCTTAGGATCGAACTTGGCTTTAGCCTTAATTTCATCCACCGCTGCTAGGGGAATATAATCCAGTTCGCCCTGAGCTTCACACACAGCAATTTCCACTTGTAGCCAGGTTTGTAACTTATAGGATTCACTCCACAGATTGCCCATTTCGGGCAAGGTATAACGCTCAATCACATTCAGACATATAATACAACTGTCATATTTTACTTCTAATTAGGGTTTGCATCAAATTTTTCCGTAGGATTATTTTAAATAACATTTACACACGCCTAAAATAAAACTAGAGAAAAGAATTTGACATTGGCAGTCCCCCCAATCCTAAAAGGGGGACTAATATTATCTATTATGCTTCCACTAGAACACGCTGTTTTGCTGCCAAATAGTCTTTTTGTAAGGTGTCTAATAACTCTTCTCGTCTGTCGTATAATCGTTTTAGAGATCGTGGTTGACCCTGATTTAATGCGTATGCCGTAATCAAAGGCAGGGCAATTGTACTATCAGTGTAACAAACTATTGTACTGGGCAACTCGTCAGGATCTATTTTACCCCAACTCACCGCTTCTGCTGGAGTTGCACCAGACAATCCACCAGTATCTGGACGTGCATCTGTAAATTGAACAAAGAAATCATGTCCTCTTTCTTCTAAACCCAGGACTTCGTGAATTTGTGGTTGGGTCTGAAGGAGAAAGTTTTTGGGACTTCCACCACCCAGAATCACCGCTGCACTTTTCCCCTCTCCTTCCCTTGCTCCGTAAGCAATAGCCGCAGTTTCATTTACATCAATAGCTGGATCTAATACCAGCTTTGAACCCTCTAACGCCAAGGCTGCTACATTCATCCCTATAGAACTATCACCGGGAGAAGAAGTATAAATAGGAACGCCATATTCATAAGCTGTAGCTAGGAGACAGGAATTTTCTACCCCCAACTGCTTTTCCACTTCTCGTACATATTTGCCAAGCAGGTAGTGAAATTCAGCCGTTCCCATGCGCTTTTGAAAGGGTTCTGCTTGCAATATTTTACGAATAAAAGCATCAGTTTCTAGTAGCACATCATAACCGAAGATAATGTCATAAATTCGGATTGTTCCCTCTTCCCGTAATTTAACATCATCCAAAAAGGGACTACCTGCAAACAGGTCAAAACCTAAACCATAGTGCATATCATGATAAAGATTGGCACCGGTGCTAATCATCCAGTCGATATAACCATGACGAATTAAAGGAGCTAAAGCGGAAACACCAAATCCTGCTGGTGTCATAGCACCAGAAAGACTTAATCCCACCGTTACACCCGGTTGGAATATATCCTCAGTTAGTAATTTACACGCCTCTCTTAACCGAGCTGAATTATAAGCAGTGAAGTAGTTATTAATTAAGTCAACTACACTAATATTCGATGAAATTGGTGCGGGTGCAATTTTTTTACCTTGTTTCTTTGACATTTTTTCACTTTCCCATAGTCAGTATTCCGATTCTAATGATATGAGAGATAATATGAGATATTTGGAGGCTTAATTTTTTCCAGTTCTCATGGGATGAAGATACACGGATGAGTAGAAACACATCGGATCAGTTGGGCGAGGATCAAGAAATTGGTGGGTTGATTGATGAGGTCATGTCATCATCCTTGAGCGATGAGCAGTACCGTCAGAAAATGCAGCGTCGTAAACAGATACAAGATCAACGTATAGCGGATGCCATTCCTCAAAAGGGGTTAATTATAGTTAATACTGGTCATGGCAAGGGGAAAACCACTGCTGCTTTGGGTATGATAGTAAGAGCACTGGGACATGGATATAAAGTGGCAATTGTGCAATTTATTAAAGGTGCTTGGGAACCATCAGAAAAGCGGGTTTTTAGCTCCTGGTCCGATCAACTGGAATTTCATGCCATGGGTGAGGGTTTTACCTGGGAAACCCAAGACCGGGACAGGGACTTAGATAAGGCTAATGTTGCTTGGGAGAAGTCTTTAGAGTTTATTCGCCATCCTGAGTTTCACTTGGTTTTGTTAGACGAAATTAATATTGCCCTAAAACTTGGTTATTTAAAGGTGGATCAAGTTTTAGCAGGTTTAGCTCAAAAACCCCCTGATAAGCACGTCATTTTAACTGGTCGGGGCGCTCCACCAGCTTTAATTGAAAAAGCGGATTTAGTTACGGAAATGACTCTGATCAAACACCCATTTAAGGATCAAGGAGTTAAAGCTCAACCAGGAATTGAGTATTAGTGGTGACAGAAATTCTAAATTTAGACCGTCTCGTAGGTTGGGTTGAGGAACGAAACCCAACAAATTATGATGATAATTAATTTTCCAGATCGCCCAACCTGCATTCCTGCATTATTTATAATTGCTGGTTTGGCGGTGTGTCAACTAGCATTTGTGCAATTTTGCCAGTAAAATGATGATTTCATCCATTGCTTTCCTGACTGCTGATGGGTGTTGTGATTGATTAACTATCATGCTAAACACTAAATCATCATAATTGGGAACATTAATATATCCAGATAGAGAAATTACACCAGTCATGGAACCTGTTTTTCCTTGAACTATTCCCCAAGCAGGAGTTTTTAAAAACCGATTTTTTAGGGTACCATTCATACCACCGGTAGCTAGGGATGCA is a window encoding:
- a CDS encoding cation:proton antiporter subunit C, whose translation is MMEACVLLTILLGFFGIIFKKNLVMKIISMDVMSTGVIAFYVFIASKAGLFTPILGEVKKGNYADPVPQAVILTAIVIGFSIQALMLVGVMKLAGDNPTLEIDEIEKNNAP
- a CDS encoding ATP-binding protein, yielding MFLMSTATEEKSVNFDLSTPLQLIGRSHEFELITNILLHDRDLLITGVPGSGRRTLVKIAAQEVGALILEIDCIRAIDGERLLQLFTETINHNWEVSKIETWVEQNGGELFIFNTETRLKLSHGLNDKKLWQAFVMLLDLLQNIANDLNRRVVLILQSFPHIRSWDRHNVWESTLRQEINSHPDVSYVILATIAETSHHQDEEKYAMEKIELAPLERDVMAVWAREVLEKQNLKFDRHSQALTIFLDAVQGSIGDAMALIHRLSSLQHEQGLIKEEKVRQVIEAMLRDLSITYESLLMLLPGNQIHLLECLAIDPTDKPQSKEYIQKHGLSRGGTLQGSLTGLQTKGLIYSAQQGYKLALPLLALWLKQRLN
- the ilvC gene encoding ketol-acid reductoisomerase, coding for MARMYYDEDANLDFLAGKTVAIIGYGSQGHAHALNLKDSGVNVIVGLYPGSKSIIKAEAAGLTVKNVADAAKAADLIMILLPDEVQKTIYTNEILPNLEAGNILAFAHGFNIHFGQIVPPGDVDVIMVAPKGPGHLVRRTYEQGQGVPALFAVYQNATGKARDRAMAYAKGIGGTRAGVLETTFREETETDLFGEQAVLCGGLSALIKAGFETLIEAGYQPELAYFECLHEVKLIVDLVVEGGLATMRDSISNTAEYGDYTRGPRVVTAQTKAEMKKILSEIQSGQFAREFVLENQAGKPGFTAMRRQEAEHPIEEVGKDLRAMFSWLKKA
- a CDS encoding NAD(P)/FAD-dependent oxidoreductase — its product is MIESSSNTPPHHVVIVGGGFGGLYAAKALAKTNVNVTLIDRRNFHLFQPLLYQVATGALSPADISSPLRSILSKNKNTTVLLGEVSDINPEDQTVMVGGEAVPYHTLIVATGAKHSYFGKDNWEEFAPGLKTLEDAIEMRRRIFTAFEAAEKETDPAKRRALLTFVVVGGGPTGVELAGAIAELARKTLKEDFRNIDTSETRVLLLEGLDRVLPPFAPELSQTAADSLAELGVEVQTKTLVTNIEDDIVTIKQGDEVKTIAARTVLWAAGVSASPMGKVLMATTHVECDRAGRVMVEPDLSIKGYPNIFVVGDLANFCHQGGKPLPGVAPVAMQEGEYVAKLIKNRLLGEGTPSFNYMDRGSLAMIGQHSAVVDLGFIKIRGFLAWLFWLFIHIYFLIEFDNKLVVMIQWMWSYFTRSRRARLITGKEIIKHASDEEQANYKPLHAKQPMNV